A stretch of DNA from Maridesulfovibrio sp.:
ACGGATAATTCAAAGCCGTCCTACCGTGATACCGGAAAAAAGGACCAGTCCGATTTCTCCTCCCGGATCAATGGGGGTAGAGCAATTCCTTTCCCAATGCACCGCCTGCCATCTGTGCGTTTCAACCTGTCCCTCACGGGTGCTCGTTCCGTCATTTCTGGATTATGGTTTGAACGGGATCATGATGCCGCAGATGTCATTTCTCTCCGGTCATTGCAATTTTGATTGCACAGTCTGTTCCGAGGTCTGCCCCAGCGGAGCGATTCGTCCGTTGGACAAAGAGAAGAAGCACAGTACTCAAGTCGGTGTGGCTGAATTTATCCGTGAGAACTGTGTTGTCTATACTGATAATACCAATTGCGGAGCCTGTTCCGAACATTGTCCGACCAAGGCTGTGCATATGGTGCCGTATGTCGGAGGGGTCGACCGCAGGCTTGTAATACCTGAAGTTGACGCGACTCTTTGCGTGGGGTGTGGAGGGTGTGAGCATGCCTGCCCAACGCGGCCGTACAAGGCTATTTATGTAAATGGAAATCCCGTGCATAAACTTGCCAGAAAGCCGGAAGAGAAACCTTTGGAACAGCCTGTTGATGACATTGGAGATTTTCCATTCTGATGATTTAATCAGTCCTTGAATATGTTGCAGGAAGGCTTTATCTGTTTCCGTGTTCCATGATCGTGTTTAAAATAAATGGAGACGGATATGAGCAGTATTGATGAACTGGCGGCGTACAATCAGCAGCGCGCACAGCATGTTCTTGATGAGACGGGGATTTTGAATATCTGGAGTGATTGCGGCATCCGGGCAGAATTGGTCGGTTCCATGCGTATGGGGCTTTTGATGCGTCATCTGGATATCGATATGCATGTCTATTCCGATCCGTTTTCCATTGCAGCAGGATTCGAAGCCATGTCTCGTCTGGCGCAGAACCCTCGTGTTCGTCACATTGAATACACCAACCTTCTGGACGCCGAAGATCAATGCCTGGAATGGCATGCCTGGTATGATGCCCCTGACGGCGATACCTGGCAGATTGACATGATGCAGATTCATGCTGATTCCCGTTACGCGGGATATTTCGAACGTGTTGCGGATGCAATCCGCGCCAGCCTGACTCCGGAAACCAGATCTGCCATTTTAGGAATCAAAAATGAAATTCCGGAAGGGCAGAAGATCATGAGCATAGAAGTATATCAGGCCGTGCTTCGTGACGGTGTACGCAATTTTATTGATTTCATGGAGTGGAAGAAACGAATTCCTGCGCAGGAAATCATCGAGTGGATGCCATAGCTGTTGTGAACTTAACTTTATGATTCTATACAGGAAGTTCGCATTGTATCAGGCTGAAAAAATTTGGACATTAGCATTTATCTTCTATATTAATTCCGGTAATAATATGGTCCGCAACATATGAATTACAACGGAGGAAATATGAAGATATTGCGACAAGCCGGGTATTGCGTTTTGCTCTGCATGCTTTTGGCCGCCGAAAGCTGGGCTGCCGGAGATAACCCCTGCGAGATTCCGGCCTGCCCGGATTATTCAAAAGATATCTGCTGGGCATCCAGACCTACGGTTACGGACAAGGCGGTGGATGTTTTTTATGTGTATCCCACCATTTATCCCGGCACCTGCCCTAAAAATATGGACATCTTCAATAAGGAGTTGCGGGCCGACGTTCAGGGGCTGCTCAAGGCTCAGGCCGGGGTTTATTCCTCCAGTGCAAACCTTTTTGCTCCGTACTACCGTCAGGTTTCTTTTTCCTGTCTGAATCCGAACGAGGACATGGCCCTCAATACCTATTTCCGCATCGGTGCGGACGATGTGCACCGGGCTTTCGATTACTACATGAGTTTTCTGAACAAGGGGCGGCCTTTCATTCTGGCTTCTCACAGTCAGGGTTCGGTGGTTATGCTTGATTTGCTGAAGAACCGTTTTCATGATCCTAAACTGCAGAAACAGTTGGTAGCAGCTTATGTGATAGGATACTCGGTTACGAAAGACGATCTGAAGAATTATCCCTGGATAAAAGCTGCGCAAAAGGCCGATGATACCGGCGTAGTCATTTCGTGGAATACTCAGGCTCCCGGAGCGACCGGTTCACCTGTTCTTAGACCGGGGGCGATCTGCATAAATCCTTTGAACTGGACCACGGATGAAACTCCTGCGGGCAAGGAACTCAACATCGGAGCCGTCTTTTTTGATGATTTCAAGGGCACGGTAAAAAAAGAAGTTCCGCACTATACCGGCGCCAAGGTAGATAAAAAGACCTCGGCTCTGGTTACAACTCCGCCGGAGAAACTGGAAATAGGCCATTTCCCGAAGGGTGTGCTGCACAAGTTCGATTACGCGTTCTGGTACCGGAATATCGAGCGTAATGTAAAGCAGCGCATTGACGCATACTTGAAGAAGCTTTGAAGAAGCTGTATTTGGGATTTCTGGTTTTCGGCCTGGCTATGCAGAATTTTAGATTAAAGTGACAACTCTCAATACAGCAATTTAAACTATCAGGGATTCCAAAGGGTCGCGGACATCTCTGCTCTCCATATCCCTAAGACTCAAAGCGAGCTTTTCGCCTAATGGTTAATGGGCCTTTGGCCGCCGGCGGCGAAATCAAATTATTAAAAGCGCAAAGCGCATCAAATTTAGATTCAAACAATCAAAAGCCCCGTTATGTTCACATAGCGGGGCTTTTGACGTTGTAGCTTAAGGGACTATTCCTTGACCGAACCGGCAAGGAGACCGCGTATGAAGTAGCGGCCGAGGAAAATGTAAATGGCCAGAACCGGTGCGGCCGCCATGATGGAGCCGGCCATGGGCAGGTTCCAACTGACTGCCTGTCCGCCTGCAAGCTGAGCCAGCCCCACGGTTATGGGGTTGTCCGCGTGGCGGGTCAGGCAGATGCCCCAGAGGAATTCGTTCCATATCTGGGTTACCTGCCAAAGGCTGGTCACCACGAATCCGGGAATGGAAAGGGGAAAGACAATGCGCGTATAGATGGAAAAGAATCCGGCTCCGTCCAGCCGTGCGGACTCGATCAGGGCGGTCGGAATCTGGGCGTAGAAGTTGCGGAAAATCAGCGAGGTTATGGGCAGCCCGTAAACCACGTGCGCGAGAATAAGTCCGGGCAGTCCGCCGTAAAGATTCATCGCCCGCAGGGTCTGGAACAACGGGATGAGAATTACCTGATACGGGATGAACATGCCGAAAAGGAACAGGGTGAAGACCAGCTCGCTTCCCTTGAATTTCCATTTGGAGAAAACATAGCCGTTGAGTGAGCCTAGTACCGTGGAAAGGGCGGTGGCGCACACGGTCAGTATTACCGAGCTTACTATGTTCGGCTTGAGCAGGCCCAGTGCATCGGAAAAACTCGACCAGTTGAACTTGTCCGGCAGTTCCCAGGCTGTGGGCAGGCTGATGTCTGCCGGTGGTTTCAGTGCCGTTACCAGTGCCATGTATGCGGGCATGAGGAAGAAAACGGCCAGCAGCAGGAGTGTGCCGTAAAGCAGGATGGAGCCCGGTGTGATGCCGGTCTTCTTTGTTGTTGCCGTACTCATTTTTCTAACCTCGGTTCCTTTGTTTGTACTGGCTTATCACATACGGGACGATGAACATGGCTGCCACCACGAAAAGGACTATGGCTATGGCCGCGCCCCTTGCGAAGTCGTTGGCGCGGAAGGTGGTCATGTACATGTTCAGGGCCGGGTGCCCGGTCTGGGCGTTGTCCGGTCCGGTCATGGCGAAAATGATGTCGAACATTTTGAGTGAAATGTGCGAAAGAATTATCACCGCGCTGATGGTGATGGGCTTGAGCATGGGAATGGCGACATGACGGTAGTAGTCGGTGTGGCTTGCTCCGTCCAGCATGGCCGCATCGCGCAGGTCCTGTGAAATTCCGTTGAAACCGGCCAGATAGAGGGCCATGGTGTAGCCGGAATACTGCCAGACCGTGGCGATTATGATTCCAAGCGTGGCCAGGTTGAACCCGTGGTTTTCTTCCATGAAAAGTGCTTCCGGCAGCAGGCTTCCGCCGAGCCATGCGAACAGCCCGATGGCCACTCCGGGGCCGAGCCAGCGTTTAAGGGCCTTGTTCGGAGATTTTTTCAGCACGAACAACCCTGCCAGTATGAGAATGAAGGAAGCGATATAGAGCAGAATCTGGAACAGGTTCTGCCAGTTGAATTCCAGTATGGCCTTCGTGGAGGATGTCCACTGGAAATTCAGTGCGGAAAAACCGAAATAGGTGGGCAGCACGTTCACTCCGCCCTGCGGGGCCAGCAGCCAGCGCCAGATGGTCCCGGAAACTATGAAGGACAGAGACATGGGATAAAGGAAAATTGTGCGCAGCACGTCTTCGCCTCTGGGTTTCTGGTCAAGCAGAATGGCGATGAACATGCCCAGACCTATGGCGCCCGCAAGCAGCATTATCGAATAATAAACAGCGTTGACCAGATCCTGTCTGAATCCGCTGGACAGGAAACCGGTGAACAGGTCCACGTAATTGTCCAGCCCCACGAAGTTCATTTGAGGATTCAGGGCCAGTGATCCTGAGCCTCCCCAGTCTGTCATGGAAATCCAGATAGTATTGCCTATGAACCCGTAGACGAAAATCGCGATCAGGATGATGGAAGGCAGAAGGGTTAAAAACGCTTTCATCCTG
This window harbors:
- a CDS encoding sugar ABC transporter permease; the protein is MKAFLTLLPSIILIAIFVYGFIGNTIWISMTDWGGSGSLALNPQMNFVGLDNYVDLFTGFLSSGFRQDLVNAVYYSIMLLAGAIGLGMFIAILLDQKPRGEDVLRTIFLYPMSLSFIVSGTIWRWLLAPQGGVNVLPTYFGFSALNFQWTSSTKAILEFNWQNLFQILLYIASFILILAGLFVLKKSPNKALKRWLGPGVAIGLFAWLGGSLLPEALFMEENHGFNLATLGIIIATVWQYSGYTMALYLAGFNGISQDLRDAAMLDGASHTDYYRHVAIPMLKPITISAVIILSHISLKMFDIIFAMTGPDNAQTGHPALNMYMTTFRANDFARGAAIAIVLFVVAAMFIVPYVISQYKQRNRG
- a CDS encoding carbohydrate ABC transporter permease gives rise to the protein MSTATTKKTGITPGSILLYGTLLLLAVFFLMPAYMALVTALKPPADISLPTAWELPDKFNWSSFSDALGLLKPNIVSSVILTVCATALSTVLGSLNGYVFSKWKFKGSELVFTLFLFGMFIPYQVILIPLFQTLRAMNLYGGLPGLILAHVVYGLPITSLIFRNFYAQIPTALIESARLDGAGFFSIYTRIVFPLSIPGFVVTSLWQVTQIWNEFLWGICLTRHADNPITVGLAQLAGGQAVSWNLPMAGSIMAAAPVLAIYIFLGRYFIRGLLAGSVKE
- a CDS encoding DUF3089 domain-containing protein; amino-acid sequence: MKILRQAGYCVLLCMLLAAESWAAGDNPCEIPACPDYSKDICWASRPTVTDKAVDVFYVYPTIYPGTCPKNMDIFNKELRADVQGLLKAQAGVYSSSANLFAPYYRQVSFSCLNPNEDMALNTYFRIGADDVHRAFDYYMSFLNKGRPFILASHSQGSVVMLDLLKNRFHDPKLQKQLVAAYVIGYSVTKDDLKNYPWIKAAQKADDTGVVISWNTQAPGATGSPVLRPGAICINPLNWTTDETPAGKELNIGAVFFDDFKGTVKKEVPHYTGAKVDKKTSALVTTPPEKLEIGHFPKGVLHKFDYAFWYRNIERNVKQRIDAYLKKL